From Mucilaginibacter rubeus, a single genomic window includes:
- a CDS encoding PBSX family phage terminase large subunit, with product MTNDEVSTEITLKEPEGFQCSILFKQNYLSTAHIVINQGGTSSGKTFAIEQALFCIAGESPKQVITIVGQDIPNLKAGAMRDALNIYGSSPVLQVKIKNYNKSDRIFEFANGSIIEFKSYDNSQDAKSGKRDYLFINEANGLTWDVYTELALRTKKRIFIDYNPNSGFWVHEHLIGKPGVQLIISDHRHNPFLAQEMHDKIEALKTADIELWKVYARGLTGKITGLIFDNWHICESIPADARLIALGLDFGFTNDETGCIELYQQNGELWANELFYETGLTNTDISAKLKAAGVSINNEIIADSAEPKSIEELKRLGWRTTAAKKGADSVKNSIDILRRYKINVTRNSVNLRNELNRYKWRVDTTGKTVNEPVDSWNHLIDPLRYIALNKLRISNAGKLQSRLPQQQSSQQTNALHGLI from the coding sequence ATGACCAATGACGAAGTAAGTACCGAAATTACACTTAAAGAACCAGAAGGTTTTCAGTGTTCAATCCTGTTTAAACAAAATTATCTTTCAACCGCGCACATAGTGATTAATCAGGGCGGTACCAGCAGCGGCAAAACATTTGCCATTGAACAGGCGCTATTTTGTATCGCCGGCGAAAGCCCCAAGCAGGTAATCACTATAGTAGGCCAGGATATCCCTAACCTTAAAGCAGGCGCTATGCGCGATGCGTTGAATATATATGGATCTTCGCCGGTTCTACAGGTAAAAATTAAAAACTATAATAAAAGTGATCGTATTTTTGAGTTCGCTAACGGTAGCATAATAGAGTTCAAAAGTTACGATAATAGCCAGGATGCGAAGTCCGGGAAGCGTGATTATTTGTTCATAAATGAAGCCAATGGCCTTACCTGGGATGTATATACCGAACTGGCCCTTCGCACTAAAAAGCGCATTTTTATCGACTATAACCCAAACTCCGGCTTTTGGGTACATGAACACCTGATCGGGAAACCGGGCGTACAACTTATTATATCCGACCATAGGCATAATCCCTTTTTAGCACAGGAAATGCACGATAAAATAGAAGCCTTAAAAACCGCTGACATTGAGCTGTGGAAGGTATACGCCCGCGGCTTAACAGGCAAAATAACCGGGCTGATATTTGACAACTGGCATATCTGCGAATCTATCCCGGCAGATGCCCGTTTGATAGCCTTGGGCCTGGATTTCGGTTTTACAAATGATGAAACCGGCTGTATCGAGCTATACCAGCAAAATGGTGAGTTGTGGGCCAATGAATTGTTTTACGAAACTGGTTTAACCAATACCGATATATCTGCAAAATTAAAAGCAGCGGGGGTAAGCATCAACAACGAGATCATTGCCGATAGCGCCGAACCAAAATCAATTGAAGAACTAAAACGCCTGGGATGGCGTACCACGGCCGCAAAAAAAGGCGCCGACAGCGTCAAGAACTCTATTGATATCTTGAGGCGTTACAAAATAAATGTAACACGTAACAGTGTAAACCTTCGTAATGAGCTTAACCGTTACAAATGGCGTGTAGATACAACAGGCAAAACCGTTAATGAACCGGTTGATTCATGGAACCACTTGATAGATCCCTTAAGGTATATCGCCCTTAATAAATTAAGAATAAGCAATGCCGGGAAACTTCAATCACGCCTGCCTCAACAGCAAAGCAGTCAACAAACAAATGCGTTACACGGACTGATCTGA
- a CDS encoding terminase small subunit yields MKSDISSCNNAAQLKRLIDKYFDTIKGEYHLEQKPLKSNKDNAETIEHKVWDREPEPATLSGLALALGFNSRQEFQDHVQHGRFSQAIKQGILRVEASYEAHLHQNTTGAMFALKSMGWSEKHEQASTNTETENTLKVEIVNSGPPPADSEKDVKL; encoded by the coding sequence ATGAAATCCGATATATCTTCCTGCAATAATGCCGCCCAGCTTAAGCGGCTTATTGATAAATATTTCGACACTATAAAAGGTGAATATCACCTCGAACAAAAACCTTTAAAAAGCAACAAAGACAATGCAGAAACTATTGAACACAAAGTTTGGGACCGTGAGCCCGAACCGGCCACCCTCTCCGGATTAGCCCTCGCCCTTGGCTTTAACAGCCGTCAGGAATTTCAGGATCATGTGCAGCATGGCCGCTTCTCGCAAGCTATTAAACAAGGAATTTTGCGCGTAGAAGCCAGCTATGAAGCACATTTACATCAAAATACAACAGGCGCAATGTTCGCGTTAAAAAGTATGGGGTGGAGCGAGAAACACGAGCAGGCCTCAACCAATACAGAAACCGAAAACACCCTCAAAGTAGAGATCGTTAACTCTGGCCCTCCTCCTGCCGACAGCGAAAAAGATGTAAAACTATAA
- a CDS encoding antitoxin Xre/MbcA/ParS toxin-binding domain-containing protein produces the protein MSKAIKHRSTAIEARQGQAASRPYVFTDAPMQVFNDLLVPYETYFKSPLAKLGAIKQGLHSNSITDLLKVTGATQSDIAKWLHITEPTLRKHLQSAHELNQGLSEHIIQLFELFDKGLDTFGALDQFKGWLKQYNPGIDAIPYELLDTITGISIVISQLIRIDYGVLA, from the coding sequence ATGAGCAAAGCAATCAAACACCGTAGTACGGCTATAGAAGCCAGGCAAGGGCAGGCGGCATCCCGTCCTTATGTATTTACCGATGCGCCTATGCAGGTTTTTAATGATCTGCTGGTGCCTTATGAAACCTATTTTAAATCGCCTTTAGCTAAACTTGGGGCTATAAAACAAGGGTTGCATTCCAATTCCATCACCGATTTACTAAAAGTAACCGGTGCAACTCAAAGTGATATTGCCAAATGGCTGCATATTACCGAGCCTACCTTGCGTAAGCATTTACAAAGCGCCCATGAGCTAAACCAGGGGCTTAGCGAGCATATCATTCAACTTTTTGAACTTTTTGATAAAGGCCTTGATACATTTGGTGCCCTTGATCAGTTTAAAGGCTGGTTAAAACAATACAATCCGGGTATCGATGCCATCCCTTATGAGCTGCTTGATACCATAACAGGTATTAGCATTGTGATAAGTCAGCTGATCCGCATTGATTATGGTGTTCTTGCTTAA
- a CDS encoding RES family NAD+ phosphorylase, with translation MNVYRISQTKYAHDRKGSGIDGRWNSLGQYMIYTGGSLALSCLEKLAHSPGTALYAGDFSVIIFQIPDNLPIFEITLNQLQKLNANWYKVINYPATQMLGDTWLRKMETAVLKVPSAIIDLEYNYLLNPAHADYNKITISSVSKFAFDPRLKAQ, from the coding sequence TTGAACGTTTACCGGATAAGTCAAACCAAATATGCGCATGACCGTAAAGGTTCAGGTATTGACGGCCGCTGGAATTCATTAGGGCAATACATGATCTACACGGGCGGTTCCCTGGCCCTTTCATGTCTCGAAAAACTGGCCCATTCACCAGGCACAGCTTTGTACGCCGGCGATTTCTCCGTCATTATATTTCAAATACCTGATAACCTGCCCATATTTGAGATTACTTTAAACCAGCTTCAAAAACTTAATGCCAATTGGTATAAGGTAATTAATTACCCTGCCACTCAAATGCTTGGCGATACCTGGTTGCGAAAAATGGAAACAGCTGTTTTGAAGGTACCCTCGGCAATTATCGACCTGGAGTATAATTACCTGCTCAATCCGGCTCATGCTGACTATAATAAAATAACCATCAGCAGTGTAAGTAAGTTCGCTTTCGACCCCCGGCTCAAGGCGCAATAA
- a CDS encoding RNA recognition motif domain-containing protein, with protein MKVFIAGLPLEVDEAELTAVFGDFGPVKSLRIIKDRETKESKGFGFVEMVNEDEAKEAIRCMNGASYYGRRITVNIAEDKGPGFNGGGQKGGFRRN; from the coding sequence ATGAAAGTATTTATTGCAGGTCTTCCTTTAGAAGTAGATGAGGCCGAATTAACAGCTGTTTTTGGTGATTTCGGGCCTGTTAAATCGCTCCGGATCATTAAAGATCGCGAAACAAAAGAGAGTAAGGGTTTTGGTTTTGTGGAGATGGTTAACGAGGATGAAGCGAAAGAAGCGATACGTTGCATGAATGGAGCAAGTTATTATGGCCGCAGGATCACGGTTAACATAGCCGAAGATAAAGGTCCTGGCTTTAACGGTGGTGGCCAAAAAGGTGGCTTCAGGCGTAATTAA